A DNA window from Vigna angularis cultivar LongXiaoDou No.4 chromosome 1, ASM1680809v1, whole genome shotgun sequence contains the following coding sequences:
- the LOC108323926 gene encoding uncharacterized protein LOC108323926 — protein MPLTRFAADAFSVVTICLVAILLILGLMCIAYSFYFRSRINNRGFVQLSYFSGPWIIRIAFILFAIWWGLGEIIRLSLLRRALHLKWQETICKCYIVSNLGFAEPCLFLTLVFLLRAPLQTLDTGIMNRKWNGKTAGYILLYCFPIFVLQLFVILVGPHLNKNNNGSGEKLPHYFTSTATASSITEEHDIALCTYPLLSTLFLGLFAIILTSYLFWLGSRILKLVINKGLQKRIYTLILSVSGFLPLRVLFLGLSVLSGPEHFMFEAFAFLAFLALVCCAGVCMCMLVYRPVADSLALGNLLDLDAWRLNVDCNDTMSLIANHGHQEDNDIEGNSPTPRPTQCRYSDASTKGGSISFRTSERDRDRDSKFVELSLFSPTQTDFFA, from the coding sequence ATGCCCCTGACGAGATTTGCTGCCGATGCATTCAGTGTGGTCACAATTTGTTTGGTAGCCATATTGCTTATTCTGGGCTTGATGTGCATTGCATACTCATTTTACTTTAGGTCTCGTATTAATAATCGGGGTTTTGTTCAGCTGAGTTATTTTAGTGGTCCTTGGATCATCAGAATAGCATTTATCTTGTTTGCAATCTGGTGGGGTCTTGGTGAGATTATTCGGTTAAGTTTGTTAAGACGTGCCCTTCACTTAAAATGGCAGGAAACGATCTGCAAATGCTACATTGTATCAAATCTGGGGTTTGCAGAACCCTGTCTCTTCCTCACACTAGTGTTTCTCCTCCGTGCACCCTTACAGACGTTGGATACTGGAATTATGAACAGAAAATGGAATGGGAAGACAGCCGGCTATATTCTGCTATACTGCTTCCCAATCTTTGTTCTTCAACTTTTTGTCATTTTGGTTGGACCTCACCTAAACAAGAATAACAATGGTTCTGGAGAAAAGTTGCCTCATTATTTTACAAGTACAGCTACTGCCTCTTCAATTACTGAGGAACATGACATCGCCCTCTGTACTTACCCTTTACTCAGTACTCTTTTCCTTGGCCTTTTCGCCATTATCCTCACCTCCTACCTTTTTTGGCTTGGAAGTAGGATTTTGAAGTTAGTTATTAATAAGGGATTGCAGAAGAGGATTTACACACTGATACTCTCAGTTTCAGGTTTCCTTCCATTAAGGGTTCTTTTCCTTGGTTTATCTGTTTTATCTGGACCTGAGCATTTTATGTTTGAAGCCTTTGCTTTCTTGGCTTTTCTTGCCCTTGTGTGTTGTGCTGGGGTGTGCATGTGCATGCTTGTGTATCGTCCAGTTGCAGATAGTTTGGCGCTGGGAAACTTGCTAGATTTAGATGCTTGGAGACTGAATGTTGATTGTAATGATACCATGTCTCTTATTGCTAATCATGGTCACCAAGAAGATAATGATATTGAAGGGAACAGTCCAACTCCCCGTCCCACTCAATGCAGGTATTCTGATGCATCAACTAAAGGTGGTTCAATTTCATTTCGGACATCGGAAAGGGATAGGGATAGGGACAGCAAGTTTGTTGAACTAAGCCTATTCTCTCCCACCCAAACGGATTTCTTTGCCTGA